The window TTAGGGAGTATTGCTTTAATTGGACTCATTTTTTTAATGAGTGTCTTTGATAAAGCTCTCTGGAATGAGTTGGTCGAAGATGGATTTTTTCATATTACGTATGCACTAATTCTAATAGTGCCCTTTTTGGCAGTTTTGTTTTTTGTAATACTTATTTTTGTTAAACTGGTTCAGAAGGTTAACCCAAAAGTACCTCTGACTTTGGTTCCATTTTTGATAACCGTTGTTGGTCTAAGCATTGGATCAATAGGGGAACCATATTTATTAGAATTTAAAACCCATGCCTACTTTGTTATTGCGGGAATCATAGTGACTTTATGTAGTATGCCTATTTTAAAAGTAGTAAAACCCTGATTGTTGATTAAATAATTAAGAGAAAATTTAGCCTCTGAGAGATCCGGGGCTTTTCATTGAGCAGCAGGCAGGTTTTTTTGTAAGAAGTCCTGGAACTTCTTTTTGGTAAGCATTGTATCAATGATCTTGACTACAGTGGATTTATCTTCTTCGTCCAGCTAGTTGATCAGGTCTCTTTGTTTAGATTTTGGTTTATCTTACACGGTTACAGCTTATGGCGTCTCCCCATCAAATTTACAATATCATCAATAGCCATATTAAAATACATAGTCACCTTGTACAGTTCTTCCACGTTTACTTCCCATGTAACCTTCTTTATCTTGTGGTAGTGTCCCGAATTGTGTGTCTGTATGATATTGTCCCCCTGTTTTGAGATACTAAAAAAGGATAGGATGATAAACTAATATTATTTTCCTAAGACACTCACCTTTGGTTTCAATTCTTCAAGAGGTATGCACCAATCTATCCAAAATCACATCAACATTAGTGGCTTCCCCTATAATCTCAAACCAACTTCCAACTGGTAATTGAATGACTATTAAGGTAGCTGTTCTGGTATGCCTGTCTTCTATTATTTCCATTAGTTTCAGTTTTTCTAGATGATTCAGACCAAAATCGTCAAGGACAGGCAAATTGGTTTTTATTGAACAACATATACCTGAATAACCTTCAACTTCCCGGGCTGGGTGTAGAATCCTCTACACCCTTTTATTCCTAACTTACTTTGAAGTCGAAACCTTTTATATGCCATTTGCAATGGCTTCTGAAAGACCTCCTTATCCAAGTAAACAAATGGACAAAATTTTGATACCCCATCCAAATCAACGACACTTTATTCAGTTACTCGGGCAGCATTTATTTGTAATTCAATCAAGGATAGACTGGAAATACCGATAATAATGCCCCCTTTTGGGTTTGCAAACTAAAAAGTTTAGAATGACAAAATCGCATTAATTTTCTGACATTCATCTTTGGTTTCAATTCTTCAAGGGGTATGCACCGACCCAAAATCACATCAGAAATAGTACCTTCCCCTATAAGATCAAACCAACTTCCAACTGGAAATTGGCTAAAAATTATTGTAGTCGTTCTGGCATGCTTATCTTCTATTATTTCCAACAGATCCATTTGGTGTTGTTTTTTCAGATGGGTCAACCCAAAATAGTCTAGGATAAGCAAATTGGTTTTTATTGAACAGTATTTACCTGAATAACCTTAAACTTCTATATACGCATACCTACGTATTCGTATAAAATAGCCCTTTTTACGTATTTCCTTCCTTATTTTTTTTCCTTCTCTTTGGGTCTGTCAGTAATTAGCAAGAACCAGACAACCTAAAAAACATGAAGGATCCGCAGGAAAACAAAACCCACAAAATCACCTTCAGGCTCAAAGAGCAGGAGGCGAAATTTCTGGATGATTTTGCTGGGAGTGCGGGTATTTCCAGAAGTGATACACTCAGGAACCTGATCCGAAAAATCCAGGGAGATGCATCCATTATTAAGACAGATAAATTGCTTAATACCCTGTCTGACCTTGCAGCCGAGCAGGGGCGGGTAAACAACAATATCAATCAACTGGCCAGGCATGCCAATCAATATCATAAGGTAAGTGACCTGGACCCCAAGGTATTTGTAAGGTTTAATACGCTGCTAAACCGGCACCTTGACTTTCAGGAGGACATGAACAGGACTTTCCGAAAAATTTATAAATCCATCAGCTGATGACAGTCAAAATTCTATCATCCACCAGTACTTTCAAAGGGGTTTCCTACAACACCAACAAAATGCAGTCCGGCAAAGGTGAACTGATGAAATTCAAAAATTTCGGTTACCTGCAATCGGCGCAAAAAGTAACCCCGGCTGAAATGAAAACCTTTCTCAAAGTCCATTCTAACCGAAATTCCAGGGTACAAAACAAACAATTTCATGCCATGATTTCTTGCAAGGAACGAGAATACAACAAGAAGGAACTCACCAAAATGGCCGAGGAGTGGCTTGAAAAAATGGGCTATGGAAACAACCCTTACCTGATCGTATTCCATGGAGATACCAAAAACAACCATGTCCATATGGTCTCTTCCAGAATCGGCAAGGATGGCAAAAAGATTAACGACAGCATGGAAAGAATCAGGGCGCAAAAATGCATGCTGGAGATCATGGAAAGAAATCCGGCACAGGAATGCAGGAAGATTCTGGATCAGTTAAAATCATTTTCCTTTTCCACCCTCAACCAGGCCAAGCTATACCTAGAAACTCGGGGATATAACCTTCAAGAAAAAGAAGACCAACTGCTCCTATATAAATTTGGTTTGCTACAAGGCGAACTTTCCCTAAAGGAAATAAAGCATAAGACCAATGCCTATACCATCGATAAGGCAAGAAAAATGCAGCTCCATGCCTTGTTTGAAAAGTACAGGAAGGTTTACTGCAGCACCCCTGTTCCAATATTTGAACCGCTGAAAGGCAATCGCCTTGGGAAACAAAAGGGCTACCGGTCAGAAATGGCCGACTTTCTCAAGGAAAAATTCGGGATAGAACTGTTGTTTCATGGCAAGGGTGGCAAGACACCTTATGGCTATACAGTTATCGACCATCCCAGGAAAATCATCTTCAAGGGAGGTGAAATCTATCCGCTTAAAAACCTGAATCAGGAAGAAACAAGGGATAAAGTTAAAGTGATCAATTTCCTTTTCCCATCAGATATTCCTGCTTACAAAAGCATTACAGGCGCTTCAGATACCCTTTTTCGAATCAAACGTTTTCCGGAAAATACGGCTTACCGGTTGAAATTACTATCTATTTTAGAAGATTACCCCAACCTCCAAACGGGTCTTAAAGAATTCAAATTACACCTACTGGTAAACGAAAAGGGCTTGTTTTTACTGGACACCCAAGAGCGGTTTTTTATTCGGCTAGAAGCCATTCTGCAAAATAAAGAATACAACAGATTTGCCAGACTTTGGGAAGTCCCTCTCCGAAATGGAACAGGACAAGCAGCTAATCTTGAATCAGGTTCTGATTCAAGATTGCAATTACCTATACAAGTGGACAGCGAAAATGTCTTACCCCACGCTTCGGGTAATGAATATGCCGAACCTGACAGGGAGACAGTGGCCCCACTTCCCGCTTTTAATCTGGACATCCACCAGGATGTGGACGATGAGGCAATGCATGGCAGGAGAAGAAACAAAGATAAAGGCAACAAAAAGAGAAGCATCAGATAAAAACCAATGCATATGATAATCCTATTCGCAAACCAAAAAGGAGGAGTCGGTAAAAGTACCCTTTCGGTGCTATTTTCCAACTACCTAACCCTGGCCAAAAACAAAGCGGTAAAGGTCTATGACATGGACTTTCAACGGTCGCTTTACAACAAGGCCCAGGCGGCAGAAGTGATTGAAAACACCCCATTGTACCCCGTAGAGGCTGCCGAATTGTCTCAATTTAATGCCATACAAAAAAAAGACAAAAAAAGAGAAAATCAGGTCAACATCATTGACCTGGCGGGTAAAATGGATGATGACGAGCTTGTGCCGGTATTCCAAAAATCGGACCTCATCCTATGCCCCTTCAGTTATGACGAATACTCCGTGTCCTCTACCATCGAATTTTCCTTTGTAATCAAAAAAATTAACCCCAATGCCAAAATCATATTTATTCCCAACAGGGTGCGTAGCAGTGTGAAATACGAAACCATGAAATCGGTTCAGGAAGCACTGAAAAATTTCGGAGCAGTCACCAGTAGCATCACTGAAAGGATAGATTTCCAGCGCATCACTACCTATGACATTCCTTCGAATATCATAGAGGTAATCGAACCTGTTTTTGAATCCATTTATAACGAATACATAGACCCGGCATGGCACAAGATGATTACATAAAAACGCTGATGAGCAATTTCCGCCCCAATGGTCATACATCGGTGAAAAAGAACAGAAAGGAAAGAAAGCGTCCTGCAAACAAACAGACCAAACCCACAGCCTTGAGTAGTGATATAGACCTTTTATTGGAGCAGGTCAGGGACCTAAAAATTGATGGTGACAAAAAGCGACTGATCAAAATCGATGAGAAAAGTGAAGAAATTCTGAAAGTGATGTATCCGGTATTTTCCGTGGATGTAACACGCTTTATCAATTTTCTTTTGACCCGCTTCTTTCAGGACCATCCGGAACTGATAGACGAAATCAGAAAATCATTTAAAAAACTCTAACATGAACTGGACTGAATTTATAAAATTTTTGGCATCTGGATACCTGCTTTATTATGGGGTATTGGTGGTGCTTGACCTGCTAAAGCTCCAAAAGGGTTCTTTTGAAATGAGCAATCAGGAACTGATGGAGTTGCCGGAAGAAACCCAAACTACCATTATCGATGAAGAGGTAGTTAAAAATGATATTTCTTCACCAGCAACTAAAAGCTCGGATGAGGAAAACCAGCAATGGAAACTCTATGGAGAAAATGTCAATGTATCCTCAGGAGGAGTAAGCAGCATGACAGAACTGTTTAGACTGGCACAGGATGAAATGATAGAGGTGAAGAAAAATCTTGTTTACTGAAATGAAAAACTTGTTCCTCATACTGATGGTTACCTTAATTATTGCTGTCATCTGTTTGAAAGTGACAGCCCAAACACCTCCGGGCCTATCCGAGATCAACGAAGGAAAAAACCTAATGGCCCAGAACTTTCGGGCACTCTCTCGAGCGGTGCTGATACTGGGTGCCCTCTTTGGCCTACTGGGTGGATTGAGGATATATAACAACTGGCAAATGGGCAAGGGAAACATCGATATTGAGGTAGCAGGATGGTTTGGGGCCTGTATATTTCTTTCTGTATTGGGAGTCTTCCTAAGTGCCCTTTATCAGGTACCCATAGCCTAATAAAGACCAATCAATTTTAAACCATAATATACAATCCATTTAAATCAACTAATCATGAACAAAAACAACAAAAAAGCTATCGGAACCCTTGCTATGGCAGTCATTGGACTGGTTCAGGCAAATGCTCAGGGAGTACAAGGCATTACAGCCGCAGAATCTTCTCTCATAGGTTATGTAGATCCCGTGGCCTCTCTCTGTCTGGTCATTGGTGCAGTAGTAGGGATCATTGGCGGGGTAAGGGTCTATATCAAATGGAATAGCGGAGACCAGGACATCAACAAAGAGCTGATGGGCTGGGGAGGCTCCTGCTTGTTTATGGTGTTGGTGAGCGTAGTTATTAAGGCCTTTTTCGGTGTTTGATGAGCAAACGATTTCCCATTTACAAAGGACTCCAAAAACCACTGATGTACAAAGGGTTTCATGGCAAATTCATCGGCTGGGGCATTGCATCCCTGGTGATGGGTCTGGTCTTGGGAGGGGTGATCGGAAGCTTTACCAATATGGTTTTCGGGGGATTTCTCACCATCAGTACTATTATAGGTGGCCTTTATTTTACCAGCCTACAACAGAAAAAAGGTCTGCACAATAAAACACGAAATCAAGGTGTGTTTCTACACCCTACTGACCTTAAGTGAATTAATTATGCCAAAACGCAAAAAGACAGCCTTTAAGTTACCCTATATCGGGATAGATCATAGCAATGGATACGATGTGCTATACAATGAAAAAGGTGAATTTGGGGTAGTTCTGGAAGTGAAAAACCCAGTCCTGCAGTATGCTGCTGATCCGGGAAACTATAACAACTTTCACCAACTTTATGTCAATGCGATCAAAATTCTTGGGGAAGGATACATTGTACAAAAACAGGACATTCTGAGCAGAAAAAAATTCAACCCTAAATCCTCTGGAGAATACCTGCAAAGGAAATACGATGAACATTTTAGAGGAAGGGTTTACACCTCCCATCAGACGCTTTTGGTGATTACAAGAAAAGCAAAACCCGGTTTTTACACTTACAGCCTGAAACAGATAAATGATTTCACACAATCCATAGACAAAGTAGCAGACCTCTTTGTTCGAAGCCAGTTACCTGTAAATGCGCTGAATCAAAATCAGATCAATCGGTACATCAGGCAGATTCTTTCAATGAATTTTTATGATAAAGAGCTT of the Cyclobacterium marinum DSM 745 genome contains:
- a CDS encoding plasmid mobilization protein; amino-acid sequence: MKDPQENKTHKITFRLKEQEAKFLDDFAGSAGISRSDTLRNLIRKIQGDASIIKTDKLLNTLSDLAAEQGRVNNNINQLARHANQYHKVSDLDPKVFVRFNTLLNRHLDFQEDMNRTFRKIYKSIS
- a CDS encoding relaxase/mobilization nuclease domain-containing protein, translating into MTVKILSSTSTFKGVSYNTNKMQSGKGELMKFKNFGYLQSAQKVTPAEMKTFLKVHSNRNSRVQNKQFHAMISCKEREYNKKELTKMAEEWLEKMGYGNNPYLIVFHGDTKNNHVHMVSSRIGKDGKKINDSMERIRAQKCMLEIMERNPAQECRKILDQLKSFSFSTLNQAKLYLETRGYNLQEKEDQLLLYKFGLLQGELSLKEIKHKTNAYTIDKARKMQLHALFEKYRKVYCSTPVPIFEPLKGNRLGKQKGYRSEMADFLKEKFGIELLFHGKGGKTPYGYTVIDHPRKIIFKGGEIYPLKNLNQEETRDKVKVINFLFPSDIPAYKSITGASDTLFRIKRFPENTAYRLKLLSILEDYPNLQTGLKEFKLHLLVNEKGLFLLDTQERFFIRLEAILQNKEYNRFARLWEVPLRNGTGQAANLESGSDSRLQLPIQVDSENVLPHASGNEYAEPDRETVAPLPAFNLDIHQDVDDEAMHGRRRNKDKGNKKRSIR
- a CDS encoding DUF4134 domain-containing protein; its protein translation is MNKNNKKAIGTLAMAVIGLVQANAQGVQGITAAESSLIGYVDPVASLCLVIGAVVGIIGGVRVYIKWNSGDQDINKELMGWGGSCLFMVLVSVVIKAFFGV
- a CDS encoding ATP-binding protein codes for the protein MLILDYFGLTHLKKQHQMDLLEIIEDKHARTTTIIFSQFPVGSWFDLIGEGTISDVILGRCIPLEELKPKMNVRKLMRFCHSKLFSLQTQKGALLSVFPVYP
- a CDS encoding ATP-binding protein is translated as MPVLDDFGLNHLEKLKLMEIIEDRHTRTATLIVIQLPVGSWFEIIGEATNVDVILDRLVHTS
- a CDS encoding DUF4134 family protein encodes the protein MKNLFLILMVTLIIAVICLKVTAQTPPGLSEINEGKNLMAQNFRALSRAVLILGALFGLLGGLRIYNNWQMGKGNIDIEVAGWFGACIFLSVLGVFLSALYQVPIA
- a CDS encoding plasmid transfer protein, encoding MSKRFPIYKGLQKPLMYKGFHGKFIGWGIASLVMGLVLGGVIGSFTNMVFGGFLTISTIIGGLYFTSLQQKKGLHNKTRNQGVFLHPTDLK
- a CDS encoding ParA family protein, whose product is MIILFANQKGGVGKSTLSVLFSNYLTLAKNKAVKVYDMDFQRSLYNKAQAAEVIENTPLYPVEAAELSQFNAIQKKDKKRENQVNIIDLAGKMDDDELVPVFQKSDLILCPFSYDEYSVSSTIEFSFVIKKINPNAKIIFIPNRVRSSVKYETMKSVQEALKNFGAVTSSITERIDFQRITTYDIPSNIIEVIEPVFESIYNEYIDPAWHKMIT